One genomic window of Blastopirellula retiformator includes the following:
- a CDS encoding transposase, whose protein sequence is MGRPKRADEAGGIYHALNRGNSRAAIFDTPDDFEAFERILAEGLSRYPCQILAYQLMPNHWHLVVRPTADGGMSDLLRWVTLTHTMRRHAHCHTSGEGHIYQGRFKSFPVQDDGHFLVACRYVERNALQAGLATLAEDWKWGSLARWLAKPRRKPDLLTPWPIARPGHWKDRVNQAMSKKEVDAVRHAIRRGSPFGDPDWTQSIARRLNLDSTLRPRGRPKKVAPG, encoded by the coding sequence ATGGGTAGACCAAAGCGAGCCGACGAAGCGGGCGGCATTTATCATGCCTTGAATCGAGGCAACTCTCGGGCGGCGATCTTCGATACGCCGGACGATTTCGAAGCGTTTGAACGCATCTTGGCCGAGGGGCTGTCGCGGTACCCGTGTCAAATTTTAGCCTACCAACTGATGCCCAACCATTGGCATTTGGTCGTCCGCCCCACGGCTGACGGCGGCATGAGCGATTTGCTGCGGTGGGTCACCCTGACGCACACGATGCGCCGACACGCGCACTGCCACACTTCCGGCGAAGGGCACATCTATCAAGGGCGGTTCAAGAGTTTTCCGGTGCAAGACGACGGGCATTTTCTGGTCGCATGTCGTTATGTCGAACGCAATGCCCTGCAGGCTGGCCTGGCAACTCTGGCCGAAGACTGGAAATGGGGATCGCTCGCCCGTTGGTTGGCCAAGCCGAGGCGAAAGCCCGATCTCCTGACGCCGTGGCCGATCGCCCGACCTGGTCATTGGAAAGACCGAGTCAATCAGGCGATGTCCAAGAAAGAAGTCGACGCCGTCCGCCACGCGATCCGCCGAGGCTCCCCCTTCGGCGATCCCGATTGGACCCAGTCCATTGCCCGCCGCCTGAACCTAGATTCCACCCTCCGCCCCCGCGGCAGGCCGAAGAAGGTAGCGCCTGGTTGA
- a CDS encoding polymorphic toxin-type HINT domain-containing protein, giving the protein MNTGTADGGGFGFLLKLLLTAESLGNGFIFDSPMSAVLSLRHKPPRLLSAGEDEGPVFPGRWVNSHELQAGDVITGRDGRPQIIRQIHQRYEESFPVSNLTIGDFHNYAVGVDSILVHNESLCDDGIERLNELVNQGAVRLEDAEYYALSFDNANEILKKLDDFRAPTTIPGDAGFIGPHKNSWTLTPQGAGAHLVERANVSGRSALRQFDQPGTPRFYPSGSPENAGAAHIRLHRATKNAGIKLRRGGNSNLSDAELLQRYRQAYSDPALRGIRGDVRTPDGSTVIGTDVTPSEALDLLLQWGG; this is encoded by the coding sequence TTGAACACCGGCACGGCTGACGGCGGCGGCTTTGGCTTTTTGCTCAAGCTCTTATTGACCGCTGAATCTCTCGGCAACGGGTTCATCTTCGATAGCCCGATGTCGGCAGTCTTGTCATTGAGGCACAAGCCGCCGCGATTGCTTTCTGCTGGGGAAGACGAAGGCCCCGTTTTTCCTGGCCGCTGGGTCAATTCCCATGAATTGCAAGCGGGGGATGTTATTACTGGCCGTGACGGCCGGCCGCAAATCATTCGTCAGATTCATCAACGGTATGAAGAATCGTTTCCGGTCTCGAACCTGACAATCGGAGACTTCCACAATTACGCGGTCGGCGTCGACTCCATTCTTGTCCACAACGAATCGTTGTGCGACGATGGAATCGAAAGGTTGAATGAACTCGTCAACCAAGGAGCGGTAAGACTTGAGGATGCGGAGTATTACGCTCTGTCGTTTGACAATGCCAACGAAATCCTTAAGAAACTGGATGATTTTCGTGCCCCAACAACAATTCCCGGCGATGCCGGTTTCATTGGGCCACATAAGAATAGTTGGACGCTGACTCCACAGGGAGCAGGCGCACATCTGGTTGAACGTGCAAACGTTAGTGGGCGGTCAGCGTTGCGTCAGTTTGACCAACCGGGAACGCCTCGATTCTATCCATCGGGTTCGCCTGAGAATGCTGGTGCTGCTCACATTCGGCTGCACCGAGCAACTAAAAATGCTGGTATTAAACTTCGACGTGGAGGGAACTCGAATCTCTCCGATGCAGAATTGTTGCAACGATATAGGCAAGCATATTCAGACCCGGCTTTGCGTGGGATTCGGGGAGACGTGCGAACTCCAGACGGTAGTACAGTTATCGGCACAGATGTAACCCCGTCAGAAGCACTGGATTTGTTGCTGCAATGGGGCGGGTGA
- a CDS encoding VOC family protein, with the protein MPKIRRPNLQLVHVSDIDVSTKFYTDIFGFDPFFITPRYVVFKIDGDADFAIWSGGDSPDPETPRFSEIGINLDSDDEVTSLYKEWSDREEVSFAQHLHTAVFGETFQIKDPDGHIIRVSSKD; encoded by the coding sequence ATGCCAAAAATTCGACGACCAAACTTGCAACTCGTGCACGTTTCCGACATTGACGTATCCACAAAGTTCTACACGGATATTTTTGGTTTCGATCCATTCTTCATCACTCCACGGTATGTTGTGTTCAAGATTGACGGCGATGCCGATTTCGCAATTTGGTCAGGTGGCGATTCGCCAGATCCTGAAACGCCTCGCTTCAGCGAAATTGGCATCAATCTGGATTCCGACGATGAAGTCACTTCACTTTACAAAGAATGGAGCGACCGAGAGGAAGTTTCGTTCGCCCAGCATCTTCACACCGCCGTGTTTGGTGAGACATTCCAGATCAAAGATCCGGATGGCCACATCATTCGCGTTTCATCAAAAGACTGA